The following coding sequences are from one Lolium rigidum isolate FL_2022 chromosome 6, APGP_CSIRO_Lrig_0.1, whole genome shotgun sequence window:
- the LOC124660906 gene encoding short-chain dehydrogenase TIC 32 B, chloroplastic-like, which yields MGILSLITGKPGASGFGSASTAEQVTAGVDASALTVLVTGGSSGIGLETSRVFALRGAHVIIAARNTEAASEARKRITEKNPTARVDVLKLDLSSLKSVRAFADQFNSMNLPLNILINNAGVMFCPFQLSEDEVEMQFATNHLGHFLLTNLLLDNMKTTAKSTGIEGRIVNLASVAHLHTYPKGIQFDQLNDKKIYNDKMAYGQSKLANILHAKELSRRLKEEGANITVNCVHPGLIMTNLMRHSFALMKAIQVVTYMFWKNVPQGAATTCYVGLSPQLKGVTGKYFADCNEEKTSKLAKSDALAQQLWEVSEELVRSAQ from the exons ATGGGAATCCTGTCGCTCATCACCGGCAAGCCGGGCGCCAGCGGGTTCGGCTCCGCATCCACCGCCGAGCAGGTCACCGCCGGCGTCGACGCATCCGCGCTCACCGTCCTCGTCACCG GAGGATCTAGTGGCATTGGTCTAGAGACCTCGAGAGTCTTTGCCCTGAGAGGAGCCCATGTCATCATCGCCGCAAGGAACACAGAGGCTGCATCAGAGGCAAGAAAGCGCATCACAGAGAAAAACCCAACAGCCCGTGTCGATGTTCTCAAGCTTGACCTTAGCTCCCTCAAGTCTGTCAGGGCCTTTGCGGACCAGTTCAACTCGATGAATCTTCCTCTCAACATCTTGAT AAACAATGCAGGTGTCATGTTCTGTCCTTTCCAACTGTCTGAAGATGAGGTTGAGATGCAGTTTGCCACCAATCATCTCG GTCACTTTCTGCtgaccaacctcctccttgataACATGAAAACAACTGCTAAATCTACGGGTATTGAGGGTCGCATTGTGAACTTGGCCTCAGTCGCCCACCTTCATACATATCCAAAGGGGATTCAGTTTGATCAACTCAATGACAAGAAAAT ATACAATGACAAAATGGCCTATGGACAATCTAAGCTTGCAAACATACTGCATGCGAAAGAGCTCTCTAGACGACTCAAG GAGGAAGGAGCTAACATCACAGTTAACTGCGTTCATCCTGGATTGATCATGACCAATTTGATGAGGCACTCCTTTGCTCTCATGA AGGCAATCCAAGTAGTCACCTACATGTTTTGGAAGAATGTGCCCCAG GGAGCAGCAACTACTTGCTATGTAGGGCTGAGCCCTCAGCTGAAGGGAGTGACAGGCAAATACTTTGCTGActgcaatgaggagaagacgagcaAACTGGCCAAGAGCGACGCCCTGGCACAACAACTCTGGGAAGTCAGCGAAGAGCTTGTCAGATCTGCCCAATGA